The following DNA comes from Chryseobacterium gallinarum.
TCAACCTTTCCGGTGTACTGAATTGCGATATCTAATAAGGACTGATTATGCAGAGCTGTTATTATCTCCATCAGTTATATCTTTTATTGTTGTTATACCAGACTTTATTTTTGCGGTAATTTTTTTAAAATAGCTCCAGATATCAAAGCCGGCCCTAGGTAGATTTTCAAAAAATATTGAGTAAAACTCAACTGCGCAAGCTATTGCAATAGATACAAGTGATAATGTTAAATCATGATCGGTATAATTATTGGACCCAAAACTTTTTATTCTGAAAATCACCTCTATACCATATGAGCAAATGATAAAAAAGAAATAAGTAACACTCTTTATAATTGACAATCTTATTCGGGAACTTGAAAAGCCGTAACGCCAAAAATTACTTTGTATCTTTGAATTTTTCCACATATTCCAGGAGGCCAGAACCCCCGTAATAAAATCTACAGTCATAAGGCCGAGCAAAAGAAAAATGCCCAAAATAGAGTCCGAAAATGTTACAAGACCTAGTGTTGGCACTACAATTGCCGGTTTCTCTACAGCAGCCAATAAAGCAATTGCATTTTTTTTATAAATAAGTAATTCTTTCATATATTAATTTTCAAATTTTCATAACCCCCGGTTAAGTCAATGTCAGGATTATTATATCCGTCATATTCCAATTGAATGTTTAAATCACGTTTAAACTGATTATCATTCCGGTTTTTCTTCAGTTGCAGAACCGCTGCAAATCCAAGCATCGGAGCCCTTTTATATTCTCCCGGATGGGCAAACGTAATATCAATTACATGCTGCCGGTCGGATTCACCAATTACGAAATCTCCGTTTCGAATTAGAGGCTCATAGTTTTCATTTATTAGGATATCATTTCTCATTATTATGATATTTTACCGTCCAACATATTTGTAAATCATTATATCTTCATATCCATTTCCATCACCAGTAGAGGCGTATACTGTTTTTGTTGTTGCAACATTAAAAGGACTTTCTTTATATTGATTAACATGAAGCC
Coding sequences within:
- a CDS encoding phage holin family protein gives rise to the protein MKELLIYKKNAIALLAAVEKPAIVVPTLGLVTFSDSILGIFLLLGLMTVDFITGVLASWNMWKNSKIQSNFWRYGFSSSRIRLSIIKSVTYFFFIICSYGIEVIFRIKSFGSNNYTDHDLTLSLVSIAIACAVEFYSIFFENLPRAGFDIWSYFKKITAKIKSGITTIKDITDGDNNSSA